Proteins co-encoded in one Erwinia sp. genomic window:
- a CDS encoding hypothetical protein (ID:JIFNMEKO_01169;~source:Prodigal:2.6), translating into MTKVFKTPFAAQGDRKDVPVETQADGSVSYTQGYGYDYERDQTTDPAAKDIEREKMNALFHDVTEAVGEIQTFGTANWSEGGKPYPIRSLVYYGKRVWQSKIENNNEEPGKGSDWIELKATPDGLFLQKSQNLADVEDKVQSRENLQIYSRTETDNKYVFKSITINNKPLSSNINLTAADVGAWAKNESDNRYLMKAEGGHIEKPITIRNTSGAMLSLIRGEQGGVGGQFIGGYNNDGNRLWWMGSGGNGVRDVALYSDAWGMGVSITQNGINADGNLLERGARVYSPYNPQPSQTAASLASNGWWRDNGTGMIYQWVNGINLPAGSGAYTIVNFPIAFPVGCLVVNVSVIGAASEQIGWSEANNGNVKISKGSGDSLARTASIIVIGK; encoded by the coding sequence ATGACTAAAGTGTTTAAAACGCCCTTCGCCGCGCAGGGCGACAGAAAGGATGTACCTGTAGAAACGCAGGCTGACGGCTCGGTGTCTTACACTCAGGGCTACGGCTATGACTATGAGCGCGACCAGACGACAGATCCGGCCGCGAAGGATATCGAACGTGAGAAGATGAATGCGCTTTTCCACGATGTTACTGAGGCTGTGGGAGAGATACAAACCTTCGGTACCGCTAACTGGTCAGAGGGCGGGAAACCCTATCCGATACGCTCACTGGTGTACTACGGCAAAAGGGTATGGCAGTCAAAAATTGAAAATAACAATGAAGAACCCGGCAAAGGTAGTGACTGGATAGAGCTAAAGGCAACCCCGGACGGACTATTTCTGCAAAAATCGCAGAACCTGGCAGATGTGGAAGACAAGGTACAATCACGTGAAAATCTACAGATATATAGTCGGACAGAAACTGACAATAAATATGTATTCAAATCCATCACTATTAATAATAAACCTCTATCGTCAAACATTAATTTAACGGCTGCTGATGTAGGCGCATGGGCTAAGAATGAGTCCGATAACCGCTATTTGATGAAGGCTGAAGGCGGCCATATAGAGAAACCGATAACCATCAGAAATACATCAGGTGCAATGCTGTCTTTGATTCGGGGTGAGCAAGGTGGCGTTGGTGGGCAGTTTATCGGAGGGTATAATAATGATGGTAATCGTTTGTGGTGGATGGGTTCAGGTGGCAATGGGGTTCGTGATGTAGCGCTGTACTCTGATGCATGGGGTATGGGGGTATCAATAACTCAAAATGGTATTAATGCGGATGGGAATTTATTAGAGCGGGGCGCACGGGTTTATAGCCCATATAACCCGCAGCCATCGCAGACAGCAGCCAGTTTAGCAAGTAATGGCTGGTGGCGAGATAATGGCACAGGGATGATTTATCAATGGGTTAATGGGATAAATTTGCCAGCGGGATCAGGAGCTTACACCATTGTTAACTTTCCGATTGCATTCCCTGTTGGTTGTCTTGTCGTAAATGTGTCAGTTATTGGTGCAGCATCAGAGCAAATTGGGTGGTCAGAAGCAAATAATGGAAACGTGAAAATATCCAAAGGATCAGGGGATTCGCTTGCAAGAACCGCCTCAATCATAGTGATAGGTAAATAA
- a CDS encoding hypothetical protein (ID:JIFNMEKO_01170;~source:Prodigal:2.6), with protein MREKYLYSKSRDSFYPFQLADVYRKEGVLPNDTILVSSGVYEEFSRTPMFGEKRGVNGRGELCWLDSFSESN; from the coding sequence ATGAGAGAGAAATATTTATATAGTAAATCGCGAGATTCTTTTTACCCTTTTCAACTGGCTGATGTTTATAGAAAGGAGGGGGTGCTACCTAATGACACGATCCTTGTCAGTAGTGGTGTTTATGAAGAGTTTTCGAGAACCCCAATGTTTGGAGAAAAAAGAGGTGTTAATGGTAGGGGGGAGTTATGTTGGTTAGACTCTTTTTCTGAAAGCAATTGA
- a CDS encoding hypothetical protein (ID:JIFNMEKO_01171;~source:Prodigal:2.6), with product MISVQILRAVAVLMVVLFHVLIKAKLLGLTSISFSLGAAGVDLFFVISGFIMVYITYNKPYSRISFLKKRVFRIIPLYWILTSIAAIVFILQSSLVNSHNGETTVWGSYTLLPVNGKAMLLAVAWTLQYEFLFYIIFSAFLSFDKKRYFLTSAAMLSIASLSFFKHDNYAISFISNPIIIEFVYGMLAFFILKHNKPNTILCLTAGAILLYFFDKIGLDLDDRYIGYGIPMLLFFLGVASMESKSIIMRSRLSKSLSYIGDASYSIYLTHTLSISFTTLILNKFSSILNSYVFAISATSLSLLAGIVCYELIEKRVRFKKHTPYANQQG from the coding sequence ATGATTTCTGTACAGATATTACGAGCTGTCGCTGTTTTGATGGTCGTGCTGTTCCATGTTTTAATTAAAGCAAAACTATTGGGACTTACATCGATTTCGTTTTCTTTAGGTGCTGCTGGAGTTGATTTATTTTTCGTAATATCTGGCTTTATAATGGTTTATATTACATATAATAAACCCTATAGCAGAATCAGTTTCTTGAAGAAAAGAGTCTTCAGGATAATCCCCCTATATTGGATTTTAACTTCTATAGCAGCTATTGTTTTCATCTTACAGTCGTCGCTTGTAAACTCTCATAATGGTGAAACAACTGTTTGGGGTTCCTATACATTACTCCCAGTAAACGGAAAGGCTATGCTATTAGCTGTAGCCTGGACTTTACAGTACGAGTTTTTATTTTATATAATATTCTCCGCATTCCTTTCATTTGATAAAAAAAGATATTTTTTAACCTCTGCTGCTATGTTATCAATCGCTTCACTAAGCTTTTTCAAGCATGATAATTACGCAATATCCTTTATATCCAACCCTATCATTATCGAATTTGTTTACGGAATGCTTGCATTTTTCATTCTTAAACACAACAAGCCAAACACTATACTATGTTTAACGGCAGGGGCGATCTTACTTTATTTTTTCGATAAAATAGGTCTTGATTTGGATGATAGATATATTGGCTACGGGATCCCAATGCTGCTATTTTTCCTTGGTGTGGCATCGATGGAAAGCAAATCCATTATAATGAGATCAAGGTTATCAAAATCACTCTCTTATATTGGCGATGCATCATATTCAATATATCTAACCCATACACTTTCTATATCTTTCACTACCCTAATTTTAAATAAATTCTCATCCATTCTGAATAGCTATGTGTTTGCAATTTCTGCCACATCCCTCTCTCTACTTGCTGGCATTGTATGTTATGAGCTGATAGAAAAAAGAGTTAGGTTTAAAAAACACACACCTTATGCCAACCAGCAGGGATAG